In a genomic window of Microterricola viridarii:
- a CDS encoding excalibur calcium-binding domain-containing protein: protein MPRTTPPIPNEAETPRASFFTKPTTRRTAAFVSGGALLLGLIFGSSAAGASGSSEIAELKSELAQSEEASLGLAAELEQLESDHESISASEAKKTKTIAALQADAGTAATAAIAQAEKITALEAELAAAAAAVAAAAPPEPAPAPVADTPVTNTYFKNCTAVRNAGAAPIRAGDPGYGSHLDRDGDGVGCE, encoded by the coding sequence ATGCCGCGCACCACACCGCCTATTCCAAATGAAGCCGAAACCCCTCGCGCCAGCTTCTTCACGAAGCCGACTACTCGCCGCACGGCGGCGTTCGTGAGCGGCGGCGCTCTGCTGTTGGGTCTGATCTTTGGCAGCTCGGCGGCTGGTGCCAGCGGTTCCTCGGAGATCGCAGAGTTGAAGTCCGAGCTCGCACAGTCCGAAGAGGCATCGCTCGGCCTTGCTGCTGAGCTGGAGCAGCTGGAGAGCGACCACGAGAGCATCAGCGCATCCGAGGCAAAGAAAACCAAGACGATCGCCGCTCTGCAGGCAGACGCCGGCACCGCCGCGACCGCAGCCATAGCGCAAGCGGAGAAGATCACTGCGCTTGAGGCAGAACTTGCTGCGGCAGCTGCCGCGGTGGCCGCCGCCGCCCCGCCGGAGCCGGCCCCCGCCCCCGTTGCCGACACCCCCGTGACCAACACCTACTTCAAGAACTGCACCGCTGTGCGCAACGCGGGGGCCGCGCCGATCCGTGCCGGCGACCCCGGGTACGGCTCGCACCTTGACCGCGACGGAGATGGCGTGGGCTGCGA